From the Priestia koreensis genome, one window contains:
- a CDS encoding Na+/H+ antiporter NhaC family protein, translated as MTETKSNPWALLPLFIFLALFIGSGVITGDFYKLPVVVAILIASAVALVMNRKDSLTVKMERFAKGAGHPDIMIMVFIYILAGAFAETAKGMGAVESTVNLALTVIPQNLLIVGLFIIGAFISLAMGTSMGTITALAPIGVGISHQVDINVALCMAAVVGGAMFGDNLSVISDTTIAAVRTQKTKMTDKFKMNFLIVLPAALITIVILFFVASGAHSQIDIKDFNWVKIIPYIGVLVAALFGLNVLVILSGGVILAGIIGLADGSYTLSSLFQKMTDGIFGMSELIILALLIGGMVELINHNGGIQYLLNTLTRKIRSPKGAQFGMAGLVSATDLATANNTISIITVGPLAKKIADQYGIDNRKSASILDIFSCSMQGLIPYGAQLLTVAQLASISPISVLPYSFYPILIAICGILSIATGYPKLKRSKETSGI; from the coding sequence ATGACGGAAACAAAAAGTAATCCATGGGCGCTTCTGCCGTTATTTATATTTCTTGCTTTATTTATAGGTTCAGGTGTGATTACAGGTGACTTTTATAAGCTTCCCGTGGTCGTGGCGATCTTGATTGCGTCGGCTGTCGCGTTAGTGATGAATCGAAAGGATTCGCTAACGGTTAAGATGGAACGTTTTGCTAAAGGAGCAGGACACCCTGATATTATGATTATGGTATTTATTTATATTTTAGCAGGTGCTTTTGCTGAAACGGCAAAGGGAATGGGAGCAGTAGAGTCGACTGTTAATCTTGCTCTTACAGTGATTCCACAAAACTTGTTAATTGTAGGTCTCTTTATTATTGGAGCATTCATTTCATTAGCCATGGGAACATCCATGGGGACTATTACCGCTTTAGCTCCAATCGGTGTAGGAATTAGCCATCAAGTAGATATTAATGTGGCATTATGTATGGCTGCTGTCGTAGGCGGGGCGATGTTTGGTGACAACTTATCCGTGATTTCAGATACGACAATCGCAGCAGTTCGAACACAGAAAACAAAAATGACGGATAAGTTTAAAATGAACTTTCTAATCGTCTTGCCAGCGGCTCTTATTACAATCGTTATTTTGTTTTTTGTCGCATCCGGTGCACATTCACAAATTGATATAAAAGATTTTAATTGGGTGAAAATTATTCCTTACATTGGTGTTTTAGTTGCAGCACTGTTTGGATTGAACGTTCTTGTTATTTTATCGGGAGGAGTCATCCTGGCTGGAATTATTGGATTAGCAGACGGTTCTTATACACTTTCAAGCCTGTTTCAGAAAATGACAGACGGTATTTTTGGAATGTCAGAGCTGATTATCTTAGCTCTACTAATCGGTGGTATGGTTGAACTGATCAATCATAATGGAGGTATTCAGTACTTGCTCAATACCTTAACTAGAAAAATTCGTTCTCCAAAAGGAGCACAATTTGGGATGGCTGGCTTAGTAAGTGCAACAGATCTAGCAACAGCGAACAATACGATTTCCATTATTACCGTGGGTCCTTTAGCGAAGAAAATTGCAGACCAATATGGTATTGATAATCGTAAATCGGCAAGTATTTTGGATATTTTCTCATGTAGTATGCAGGGGCTAATCCCATACGGTGCACAGTTACTGACCGTTGCACAGTTAGCTTCTATCTCACCAATTAGTGTACTGCCATATTCGTTCTATCCAATTTTAATTGCTATTTGTGGTATTCTATCTATTGCTACAGGCTATCCAAAACTGAAGCGTTCAAAAGAAACGAGCGGGATTTAA
- a CDS encoding AI-2E family transporter: MFKSKLQFWTFEILLIVLIIFVSTQISFIFKPIGTFVSTLFFPVLISGFLYFLFIPIVRLLEKIKIPKALAIIILYAIFVGLVTLLGALVGPALSKQVTDLADNMPQYVDQIRTLINDLSNSKGFKWIVTQDYVSIKKVENSLVDFFSNFTKNITSSLATIFGVITNITLTIVTVPFILFYMLKDGHKFPNALIRFLPQTYRKQGLTIIDDTGETLATYIQGQIIVCIFVGVCTYIGYLIIGLPYGLVLAILGAITNIIPYVGPFIGAAPAVVIGLFGSPTLAILVIVVIVVVQQLDGNFISPLVIGKRLDLHPLTIIIILLVAGNLAGILGMILGVPVYAVSKTIVLNIAKFVKLRSQYKKGLRNEDIEL; the protein is encoded by the coding sequence TTGTTTAAATCGAAGCTGCAGTTTTGGACATTTGAAATTTTACTTATTGTTCTAATTATATTTGTGAGTACACAAATATCCTTTATCTTTAAACCAATTGGAACATTTGTCAGTACATTATTTTTTCCTGTTCTTATTTCAGGATTTTTGTATTTTCTTTTTATTCCAATTGTACGACTGCTTGAAAAAATTAAAATTCCGAAGGCACTCGCAATTATTATCCTGTATGCCATTTTTGTAGGATTAGTGACGCTTTTAGGAGCGCTTGTAGGGCCAGCACTATCAAAACAGGTGACAGATCTAGCGGACAATATGCCGCAGTATGTGGACCAAATTCGTACGTTAATAAATGATTTATCGAATTCAAAAGGGTTTAAATGGATTGTAACACAGGACTATGTTTCCATTAAAAAAGTAGAAAATTCATTGGTTGATTTCTTTTCTAACTTCACGAAAAACATTACATCCAGTCTTGCTACCATTTTTGGTGTGATTACGAATATCACATTAACGATTGTAACAGTGCCGTTTATTCTATTCTATATGCTGAAAGATGGTCACAAGTTTCCGAATGCGCTTATTCGTTTTCTTCCTCAAACCTATCGCAAGCAAGGCTTAACAATTATTGATGATACAGGTGAGACGCTTGCAACTTACATTCAAGGCCAAATTATTGTTTGTATTTTCGTTGGAGTATGTACGTATATAGGGTACTTAATCATCGGACTTCCTTACGGTTTAGTGCTTGCGATACTTGGTGCAATTACGAATATCATTCCATATGTAGGGCCATTTATTGGAGCAGCTCCAGCCGTTGTTATCGGGCTTTTTGGCTCGCCAACGCTAGCGATTCTCGTTATTGTGGTAATCGTAGTCGTACAGCAGTTAGATGGGAACTTTATTTCCCCGCTTGTAATCGGCAAACGACTAGATTTACATCCGCTTACGATTATTATTATTTTATTAGTAGCAGGTAACTTGGCAGGGATTTTAGGAATGATCTTAGGTGTTCCGGTTTATGCGGTTTCCAAAACGATTGTGTTAAATATCGCGAAGTTTGTTAAGCTACGCTCTCAATACAAAAAAGGACTGCGTAACGAAGATATCGAGCTTTAA
- a CDS encoding YtoQ family protein, producing the protein MKLTVYLAGQIHDNWRDELKQHAKEQNLPIDFVGPMENHDRSDNIGEEILGKQPNAILKDEAASSFNNFRTTILMSKADVVIALFGEKYKQWNTAMDASAAISLGKPLILIRPQEFHHALKELSNKANIVVETPTQALQALSYVFE; encoded by the coding sequence ATGAAGCTAACCGTTTATTTAGCTGGACAAATTCATGATAACTGGAGAGACGAACTTAAACAGCATGCGAAAGAGCAAAACTTGCCGATTGATTTTGTGGGACCAATGGAAAATCATGATCGTTCCGATAATATCGGCGAAGAGATTTTAGGAAAGCAGCCAAACGCTATATTAAAAGATGAAGCGGCTTCGTCTTTCAATAATTTCCGTACGACAATCTTGATGAGTAAAGCGGATGTTGTGATAGCTCTATTTGGTGAAAAGTATAAACAGTGGAATACTGCTATGGATGCATCAGCCGCTATAAGCCTCGGTAAACCGCTCATTTTAATCCGACCACAGGAATTTCATCATGCGCTAAAAGAGCTCTCTAATAAGGCAAATATCGTTGTAGAAACCCCCACACAGGCCTTACAAGCTTTGTCCTATGTCTTTGAATAA
- a CDS encoding peptide MFS transporter: MEAAVEKAPVGEQQPKKKHPPGLYLLFLTEMWERFSYYGMRAILVLYLTTELISGGLGFEKATALQIYGFFTGAVYITPIIGGYLSDRFLGQRLAITIGGIIMAAGNFVLFAYQSKEVFYLGLALLIIGNGFFKPNISTIVGELYGPNDSRRDGAFTIFYMGINLGAVFAPLVCGYLAETYFKTTINGVVHYGFKYGFLAACIGMIVGQILFNVLGNRFLGDIGKTPTGKPQKSAEHVAKEKQPLTKKEKQRTAVILILACFVVFFWAGFEQAGSSLTLYTQDFIDRTIFGWEVPISWFQSLNPFFIIVLAPLFSMLWFKLGNSKRGDLKIPTKMAFGLIFLGVGFMVLLLAVMQTGGSAGEMTTKANMLFIVMTYFFHTVGELMLSPVGLSMVSKIAPIKLASLLMGVWLSSSGVANVVAGQLASTTESLGFFEVFGIIGIAVIVAGLLLLLLSKKLTAMME; the protein is encoded by the coding sequence ATGGAAGCAGCTGTGGAAAAAGCGCCTGTTGGAGAACAACAGCCAAAGAAAAAGCATCCACCTGGTCTTTATTTATTATTCCTAACAGAGATGTGGGAACGTTTTAGTTATTATGGGATGAGAGCCATTCTTGTTCTCTACCTTACAACTGAATTAATCAGTGGAGGACTCGGCTTTGAGAAAGCGACTGCTCTACAAATTTATGGGTTCTTTACTGGAGCCGTATATATAACGCCAATCATTGGTGGGTATTTATCAGACCGTTTCTTAGGTCAGCGTCTAGCGATTACAATCGGTGGTATCATAATGGCAGCCGGAAACTTTGTATTATTCGCTTATCAAAGTAAAGAAGTGTTTTACCTTGGTCTTGCATTACTGATTATCGGTAACGGATTCTTTAAACCAAATATTTCTACAATCGTTGGTGAGCTTTACGGACCAAATGATAGCCGTCGTGACGGTGCCTTTACGATTTTCTATATGGGTATTAACTTAGGAGCTGTGTTCGCACCGCTTGTGTGTGGGTACTTAGCTGAAACATACTTTAAAACAACAATTAATGGTGTTGTTCACTACGGATTCAAATATGGATTCCTAGCAGCATGTATCGGTATGATCGTAGGTCAAATTTTATTCAATGTATTAGGAAATCGCTTCTTAGGTGACATTGGGAAAACACCTACTGGAAAACCACAAAAATCAGCTGAGCACGTAGCAAAAGAAAAACAACCACTAACAAAAAAAGAAAAACAGCGTACGGCTGTTATCTTAATTCTTGCTTGTTTCGTTGTCTTCTTCTGGGCAGGATTTGAACAAGCTGGTTCGTCATTAACACTGTATACGCAAGACTTTATTGATCGTACAATCTTTGGATGGGAAGTTCCGATTTCTTGGTTCCAATCTTTAAACCCATTCTTCATCATTGTACTAGCACCACTATTCTCAATGCTATGGTTCAAATTAGGGAATTCAAAACGCGGTGACTTAAAAATTCCAACGAAAATGGCCTTTGGTCTTATTTTCCTAGGTGTAGGATTCATGGTATTACTACTTGCAGTTATGCAAACAGGTGGTAGTGCAGGTGAAATGACAACAAAAGCAAACATGCTATTTATTGTTATGACTTACTTCTTCCATACAGTTGGGGAATTAATGCTTTCTCCAGTTGGATTATCAATGGTAAGTAAAATCGCGCCAATTAAATTAGCTTCACTATTAATGGGTGTTTGGTTATCAAGCTCAGGTGTAGCAAACGTTGTCGCTGGTCAATTAGCTTCAACAACAGAATCATTAGGATTCTTTGAGGTATTTGGAATCATCGGTATTGCGGTTATCGTAGCCGGATTACTTCTGCTTCTTCTATCTAAGAAGTTAACAGCAATGATGGAATAA
- a CDS encoding APC family permease, translating to MSSTDYFAKKLKLWHIVVIGLGYMAPMAVFDTFGIVTDSTNGHVSGAYTFTLIAILFTAFSYGKMVRAFPNAGSSYTYVQQSINPSVGFLVGWAAMLDYLFLPMINALLTNIYLSALFPNVPKSVWILTFIVIMTLLNIFSVQVAVSFGGILVLFQVIVAIVFIVLSSTQSYGSWSFTPFASGNLSASLLLNGASILCFSFLGFDAVTTLSEETIDAKRTVPKGILLVALIGGILFIAVSYFAQLLFPSADQFKDLEGASAEIAYSLGGKLFQSIFVAAALTSTIASGLASHMSASRLLFAMGRDGYLPREIFGYVNPKTKTPIWNILFVGAISCTSLFLTLESATSLINFGALVAFSAVNIAVFAHYFLRQKRHTFTSIIQHAVFPCFGLLFILFLWFHLEKHSLLIGVIWSFIGTIYLLVARRSKNLSIPTFHFD from the coding sequence TTGTCATCAACTGATTACTTTGCAAAAAAACTTAAGCTCTGGCACATTGTTGTGATTGGATTAGGTTACATGGCGCCAATGGCAGTCTTCGATACATTCGGAATTGTGACAGATTCGACGAATGGACACGTTTCAGGTGCATATACGTTCACTCTCATTGCCATTTTGTTTACAGCCTTTAGCTACGGAAAAATGGTACGAGCATTTCCGAACGCAGGGTCTTCCTATACATATGTTCAGCAATCCATCAATCCGAGTGTTGGTTTTTTAGTTGGCTGGGCTGCAATGTTAGATTACTTGTTTCTTCCTATGATTAATGCGCTGTTAACGAATATCTATTTATCAGCGTTATTTCCAAACGTTCCGAAGTCTGTATGGATTCTAACATTTATTGTCATCATGACGTTGCTGAATATTTTTAGCGTTCAAGTAGCGGTGTCATTCGGCGGTATTCTTGTACTTTTTCAAGTCATCGTAGCGATTGTTTTTATTGTTTTAAGCTCCACTCAATCATACGGTTCATGGTCGTTTACTCCCTTTGCGAGTGGAAACTTATCTGCTTCTCTTCTACTAAACGGAGCTTCTATTTTATGCTTTTCGTTTTTAGGATTTGATGCAGTCACAACACTATCAGAGGAAACAATAGATGCAAAAAGAACGGTTCCAAAAGGTATCCTGCTTGTTGCACTCATTGGAGGTATTTTGTTTATCGCTGTTTCTTATTTTGCACAATTACTTTTTCCTTCTGCGGATCAGTTTAAAGATCTCGAGGGTGCTTCTGCCGAGATTGCATATTCGTTAGGTGGGAAGCTATTTCAATCCATCTTTGTAGCAGCCGCTCTTACGTCAACGATTGCTTCTGGATTAGCTTCTCACATGAGCGCCTCCCGTCTTCTCTTTGCGATGGGAAGAGACGGGTATTTGCCACGTGAAATTTTTGGATATGTGAATCCGAAGACAAAAACGCCCATTTGGAACATTCTCTTTGTCGGGGCCATTTCATGTACTTCCTTGTTCTTAACACTGGAATCGGCCACTTCACTAATTAATTTCGGAGCTCTAGTCGCTTTTAGCGCAGTGAATATTGCCGTATTCGCTCATTATTTTTTACGACAAAAACGTCATACGTTCACATCCATTATTCAACATGCTGTATTTCCATGCTTTGGGCTTTTGTTCATTCTTTTCTTATGGTTTCATTTAGAAAAACATTCCCTGCTAATAGGAGTTATCTGGTCGTTTATCGGCACCATTTATTTGCTTGTGGCCAGACGTTCGAAAAATCTTAGCATTCCTACCTTCCATTTTGATTAA
- the bioB gene encoding biotin synthase BioB — translation METVAKKMNWSELAEGVINGTKISKENARSILTSPNKDILQLMDAAYQIRHHYFSNKVKLNMIINTKSGLCPEDCGYCSQSIVSEAPIDKYAWLTKEKIVEGAYEAKRRKAGTYCIVASGRKPTDREVNHVIGAVKEIREQTDLKICCCLGFLNEDQASRLAEAGVHRYNHNLNTHADHYESICSTHTYEDRVETVNHAKDAGISPCSGAIFGMGETLDQVVDIAFELNRLDADSIPCNFLVAVEKTPLEGTKELTPLQCLKILAMMRFVNPTKEIRISGGREVNLRGLQPLGLYAANSIFVGDYLTTEGQEPTDDWQLIEDLGFEIEECAL, via the coding sequence ATGGAGACAGTAGCAAAGAAAATGAATTGGAGCGAATTGGCTGAGGGAGTGATAAATGGAACGAAGATTTCAAAAGAGAATGCCCGGTCCATTTTAACTTCTCCAAACAAAGATATTCTGCAATTAATGGATGCCGCTTATCAAATACGTCATCATTATTTTAGTAATAAAGTAAAGTTAAACATGATCATTAATACGAAATCAGGTCTTTGCCCTGAAGATTGTGGCTATTGCTCACAGTCGATTGTATCTGAGGCCCCTATTGATAAGTATGCCTGGTTGACGAAGGAGAAAATCGTAGAAGGAGCATATGAAGCAAAACGACGAAAAGCAGGTACGTATTGCATTGTAGCATCAGGTAGAAAGCCGACAGACCGCGAAGTCAATCATGTCATTGGAGCAGTTAAAGAGATCAGAGAACAAACGGATTTAAAAATATGCTGTTGTCTTGGATTTTTAAATGAGGATCAAGCTTCACGTTTGGCAGAAGCAGGTGTTCATCGCTACAACCATAATTTGAATACACATGCTGATCACTACGAAAGTATTTGTTCTACTCATACATATGAAGATCGGGTAGAGACGGTTAATCATGCAAAAGATGCTGGTATCTCACCATGCTCCGGCGCCATATTTGGAATGGGTGAGACGCTTGACCAAGTCGTTGACATTGCATTTGAATTAAACCGACTGGATGCTGACTCCATTCCATGTAATTTTTTAGTAGCAGTCGAGAAGACACCATTAGAAGGAACAAAAGAATTAACCCCCCTACAGTGCTTGAAAATTCTTGCAATGATGCGGTTTGTAAATCCAACTAAGGAAATTCGAATTTCAGGGGGACGGGAAGTAAATCTAAGGGGATTACAGCCGCTCGGGTTATATGCAGCTAATTCAATTTTTGTGGGCGATTATTTAACAACAGAAGGACAGGAGCCTACGGATGATTGGCAGTTAATAGAAGACTTAGGATTTGAAATTGAGGAATGTGCATTATAA
- a CDS encoding L-lactate dehydrogenase codes for MGKQYLSKTRKVAVIGTGFVGSSYAFSLVNQGLVNELVLIDANKEKALGEALDMNHAVPFGNPLTISAGDYEDCKDADVVVITAGANQAPGETRLDLSEKNIDIFKKIVPAIMESGFSGILMVATNPVDILSYVTWQLSGLPKERVIGSGTILDTARFRYLLSDYFHIDPRNVHAYIIGEHGDTELPVWSHAQIGGVPIQQFLNGVEAPLHPDMQQLFVNVRDAAYQIINRKGATYYGIAMGLVRLTRAILNNEQSILTVSTLLEGQYGIDNVYIGVPAVINKDGIQRIIELSLSEKEQAQLLHSADTLKSRYPEKAK; via the coding sequence ATGGGTAAGCAATATCTTTCTAAAACTCGAAAAGTGGCTGTAATCGGTACCGGATTCGTCGGATCAAGCTATGCATTTTCGCTTGTCAATCAAGGACTAGTAAATGAACTTGTGCTAATTGACGCAAACAAGGAAAAAGCGCTCGGAGAAGCTCTTGACATGAATCACGCTGTTCCCTTTGGTAATCCTCTCACCATTTCAGCTGGTGACTATGAAGATTGCAAAGACGCAGATGTCGTTGTCATTACTGCAGGCGCTAATCAGGCGCCTGGAGAAACTCGTTTGGATTTATCAGAGAAAAATATCGACATTTTCAAAAAAATCGTCCCTGCCATCATGGAAAGTGGATTTTCAGGAATTCTGATGGTCGCAACGAACCCTGTTGACATTCTATCCTACGTTACGTGGCAGCTATCTGGATTACCGAAAGAAAGAGTTATTGGATCTGGAACAATATTGGATACAGCAAGATTTCGCTATTTACTAAGTGATTACTTTCACATCGACCCTCGAAACGTTCATGCCTATATTATAGGCGAGCATGGTGATACAGAATTGCCCGTTTGGAGTCATGCTCAAATTGGAGGCGTGCCAATTCAGCAATTTTTAAATGGTGTAGAAGCACCTCTTCATCCAGATATGCAACAGCTCTTCGTTAATGTAAGAGATGCCGCCTATCAGATCATTAATCGTAAAGGAGCAACCTATTACGGCATTGCGATGGGACTCGTTCGTCTTACAAGAGCGATCTTGAATAATGAACAATCCATTCTAACCGTTTCTACGCTCTTAGAAGGCCAATACGGTATAGATAACGTCTACATAGGGGTGCCTGCCGTTATAAATAAGGACGGGATTCAGCGCATTATAGAACTATCACTAAGCGAGAAAGAACAAGCTCAATTACTTCATTCTGCTGACACATTAAAGTCTCGTTACCCAGAAAAAGCAAAATAA
- a CDS encoding DoxX family protein: MNKRYEVAGLFIRIVLGITFFIHGLTKFQDGISNTVGFFNSVGIPGSLAYVVAIIELVGGLLLILGLGTRWVSALLFIVMLGAMITVKFSAGFVGGYELDLALLAMALYLVISGSKVLSIDKLFTKESTY, from the coding sequence ATGAACAAACGTTACGAAGTAGCAGGTTTATTTATTCGAATCGTGCTAGGAATTACCTTTTTTATTCACGGTTTAACGAAATTCCAAGACGGAATTAGCAATACGGTAGGTTTTTTCAACAGTGTCGGAATTCCAGGATCTTTAGCTTATGTAGTGGCTATTATTGAATTAGTAGGAGGCTTACTATTAATTCTAGGTCTAGGCACACGTTGGGTATCAGCATTGCTATTTATTGTAATGCTTGGCGCAATGATTACGGTGAAGTTCTCAGCAGGATTTGTTGGGGGCTACGAGCTTGACCTGGCTCTATTAGCAATGGCACTTTATCTTGTCATCTCAGGCAGTAAAGTATTATCAATCGATAAACTATTTACAAAAGAATCTACTTATTAA
- a CDS encoding glycoside hydrolase family 31 protein: MGISTKNKALKVFASLAVATSISVSAALPSALAVTQPEADTPLQKDHLQKLSVKGIQKLPNGVKLDLGTNDAYIRVFAKDLVKVSVVKKGEKDPTSRGIAKTNWKTPKFSLKNKGTDLILSTEELNVSIKTKPFGVKFMDKQGNVINEDYMGNGSTSGYEDGKPYVFKKTQEGENFYGFGEQAGLDLNKRGKSLGMWNTDAYSYTKDTKYVYTTIPFFMGLKDKKAYGIFFDNTHRSYYEMASESDDYYYFYANGGSLTYYFAYGPQISDVLDRYTQLTGKMEVPAEWTLGLHQSKWGYTPEEIVNVAKTYRDKKIPLDTMHFDIDYMNEHRVFTWDENYKKALKDLKAMPGFKAIAINDPGVKVDENYDVYKEGTAKDYWAKNADGTPFVGPVWAGDSVFPDFSKKEVRDWWSKKHSVLLNEGIDGMWNDMNEPAVFVDNDTQHHTMPLDAYFGTEDHKIPHTEYHNQYGHDENEATYNAFKVNKPGTRPFVLTRDMYAGSQRWAALWTGDNASTWEHLQMSLPMNMNIGLSGVAFVGNDIGGFAQRPTPEMYARWIEVGAFLPFSRIHYDSDAKAAVKQGQEPWAFGPEIEKISKKYIEMRYQLLPYLYNEFKEAADTGKPVQQPLVYQFQNDEKTYNISDQYMFGDSMMLAPVVKEGQTQRDIYLPRGTKWINYWTGQEYNGGQTISQNVALGDLPIFVKKNSMIPTRDVQQYTDEKPLTNLILDTYLDQKASYTFYEDDGKTYQYKQGKFNQTNLSVLRQGKNVVFTQQKMAKGYESKLKQYTLKLHTVNKPVKVQAGNQKYTAVQTLAENQKKSRSYFYDNKNDILYVNIPVDEQSSVRIK, from the coding sequence ATGGGCATTTCAACAAAGAACAAAGCGCTTAAAGTTTTTGCATCGCTAGCTGTTGCAACAAGTATTTCAGTATCAGCAGCACTTCCCTCAGCACTTGCTGTAACGCAGCCAGAGGCAGATACTCCGCTACAAAAGGATCATCTTCAAAAACTTTCTGTAAAGGGCATACAGAAGCTTCCTAACGGAGTAAAGCTTGATCTTGGTACAAATGATGCTTACATACGCGTATTTGCAAAAGATTTAGTAAAAGTTTCCGTCGTTAAAAAAGGGGAAAAAGATCCTACTTCTCGCGGAATTGCCAAAACGAATTGGAAAACTCCTAAATTCTCGCTGAAGAATAAGGGAACTGATCTCATCCTTTCAACAGAAGAGCTAAACGTGTCTATTAAAACGAAGCCGTTCGGCGTAAAGTTTATGGACAAGCAAGGAAATGTCATTAACGAAGATTACATGGGTAACGGTTCGACGTCTGGGTATGAAGACGGAAAGCCATATGTATTTAAGAAAACACAAGAAGGCGAGAACTTTTACGGATTTGGTGAACAAGCTGGCCTTGATTTAAATAAACGTGGAAAAAGCCTAGGAATGTGGAACACGGACGCTTATTCATACACAAAAGATACGAAATATGTCTACACAACTATCCCCTTCTTTATGGGCTTAAAGGATAAAAAAGCATACGGAATTTTCTTCGATAACACTCACCGCTCTTATTATGAGATGGCAAGTGAATCAGATGATTATTACTACTTCTATGCGAACGGTGGGAGCTTAACCTATTACTTTGCTTACGGTCCGCAAATTAGTGACGTATTAGATCGCTACACGCAATTAACGGGTAAAATGGAAGTTCCTGCGGAATGGACGCTAGGTCTACATCAAAGTAAATGGGGCTATACGCCTGAAGAAATCGTGAATGTAGCCAAAACATACCGCGATAAAAAAATCCCGCTAGATACAATGCACTTCGACATTGATTACATGAACGAACATCGTGTATTCACATGGGATGAAAATTATAAAAAAGCGCTAAAAGACTTAAAAGCAATGCCTGGATTTAAAGCAATTGCAATTAATGATCCTGGTGTTAAAGTTGATGAAAATTACGACGTATACAAAGAAGGTACCGCAAAAGATTACTGGGCTAAAAACGCAGACGGTACACCGTTTGTCGGTCCCGTTTGGGCTGGGGACTCCGTATTCCCTGATTTCTCAAAAAAAGAAGTACGTGACTGGTGGTCTAAAAAGCATAGCGTGCTTTTAAATGAGGGTATTGACGGAATGTGGAATGATATGAATGAACCTGCTGTATTTGTTGACAACGATACACAGCATCATACAATGCCACTAGACGCCTATTTCGGTACAGAAGACCACAAAATTCCGCATACGGAATACCACAATCAGTACGGACATGATGAAAACGAAGCAACATATAACGCGTTTAAGGTAAATAAACCTGGAACACGTCCATTTGTTCTGACGCGTGATATGTATGCAGGATCTCAGCGCTGGGCCGCTTTATGGACAGGAGATAACGCTTCAACGTGGGAGCACCTACAAATGTCTCTTCCGATGAATATGAACATTGGTCTTTCCGGTGTCGCGTTTGTTGGAAATGATATCGGTGGATTTGCACAACGTCCAACACCAGAAATGTATGCTCGTTGGATTGAAGTTGGCGCTTTCCTACCATTCTCTCGTATTCACTACGATAGTGACGCAAAAGCAGCCGTAAAACAAGGTCAAGAACCGTGGGCATTCGGTCCAGAAATTGAAAAAATCAGTAAAAAGTATATTGAAATGCGCTATCAGTTACTTCCATACTTATATAACGAATTTAAAGAAGCAGCGGATACTGGAAAACCAGTACAACAGCCGCTTGTATATCAATTCCAAAATGATGAAAAGACGTATAACATTAGCGACCAATACATGTTTGGTGATTCAATGATGTTAGCTCCAGTTGTAAAAGAAGGCCAAACACAGCGCGACATTTATTTACCTCGTGGTACGAAATGGATCAACTACTGGACTGGTCAAGAATACAATGGTGGACAAACGATTTCACAAAACGTTGCTTTAGGTGATTTACCTATTTTTGTGAAGAAGAATTCGATGATTCCAACGCGTGACGTTCAGCAATATACAGATGAGAAGCCATTAACAAACCTTATCTTAGACACTTATTTAGATCAAAAAGCATCCTACACGTTCTATGAAGATGATGGAAAGACTTATCAATATAAACAAGGTAAATTCAATCAGACGAATCTGAGTGTACTACGTCAAGGTAAAAATGTAGTGTTTACGCAACAGAAGATGGCAAAAGGATATGAATCAAAACTTAAGCAATATACGCTAAAGCTACACACAGTGAATAAGCCGGTAAAAGTACAAGCAGGCAACCAAAAGTACACGGCCGTTCAAACATTAGCAGAAAATCAGAAGAAATCTCGCTCATACTTCTATGATAACAAGAATGATATTCTTTACGTTAACATTCCTGTAGATGAACAGAGCTCCGTTCGAATCAAATAA